Proteins encoded by one window of Aliidongia dinghuensis:
- the rfbH gene encoding lipopolysaccharide biosynthesis protein RfbH, protein MTENTADRAATLREQILTLAEEYHALVHGPRPFVPEQSAVPVSGKVMSPADMRNLVDASLDMWLTAGRFSEAFEPRFASFFGRQHALLVNSGSSANLLAVSALTSPLLKDRRLKPGDEVITVAAGFPTTLNPIIQNGLIPVFIDVDVPTYNADVSMLEEAWSDRTRAVIFAHTLGNPFDLAAVKTFCDQHGLWLIEDCCDALGATYDGKPVGTFGHIATCSFYPAHHITMGEGGAVLTDRALLRRILESMRDWGRDCWCAPGKDNTCNKRFDWQLGKLPEGYDHKYTYSHIGYNLKVSDMQAAVGLSQLDRAPDFIAARRRNFTLLSEGLADLQDSLILPQATPNSDPSWFGFPIAVGEGAKVTREQIVRSLEAKKIGTRLLFAGNLLRQPAYEKLHCRVIGNLERSDFVMNQVFWVGVFPGLDLPRIEYIIEKLHAAVRRA, encoded by the coding sequence ATGACCGAAAACACCGCCGATCGGGCCGCCACGCTGCGCGAACAGATCTTGACGCTGGCCGAGGAATATCATGCGCTGGTTCACGGCCCGCGGCCGTTCGTGCCGGAACAGAGCGCCGTACCGGTGTCGGGCAAGGTGATGAGCCCGGCCGACATGCGCAACCTGGTCGATGCCTCGCTCGATATGTGGTTGACTGCCGGCCGCTTCTCCGAGGCGTTCGAGCCGCGCTTCGCAAGCTTCTTCGGACGCCAGCACGCGCTGCTGGTCAATTCCGGCTCGTCGGCCAACCTGCTGGCAGTATCCGCGCTCACGTCGCCGCTGCTGAAGGATCGTCGGCTGAAGCCTGGCGACGAGGTCATCACCGTCGCCGCCGGCTTCCCCACGACCTTAAACCCGATCATCCAAAACGGGCTCATCCCGGTGTTCATCGACGTCGACGTGCCGACCTATAATGCTGACGTCTCGATGCTGGAAGAGGCGTGGTCGGACCGGACGCGGGCCGTGATTTTCGCCCATACGCTCGGCAACCCGTTCGACCTCGCTGCGGTCAAGACGTTCTGCGACCAGCATGGGCTGTGGCTGATCGAAGACTGCTGCGACGCGCTCGGCGCCACGTATGACGGCAAGCCTGTCGGCACCTTCGGCCATATCGCGACCTGCAGTTTCTATCCGGCCCACCACATCACCATGGGTGAAGGCGGCGCCGTACTGACCGACCGCGCCCTACTGCGGCGCATCCTCGAGAGCATGCGCGACTGGGGCCGGGATTGTTGGTGTGCCCCGGGCAAGGACAATACCTGCAACAAGCGCTTCGACTGGCAGCTGGGCAAGCTGCCGGAAGGCTACGACCACAAATATACTTATAGCCACATCGGCTATAACTTGAAGGTCTCCGACATGCAGGCCGCGGTCGGCCTGTCGCAGCTCGACCGCGCACCCGACTTCATCGCGGCCCGGCGGCGGAATTTCACCCTGTTGAGCGAGGGGCTGGCGGACCTGCAGGACAGCCTCATCCTGCCGCAGGCGACGCCCAACTCGGACCCGTCATGGTTCGGCTTTCCCATCGCGGTAGGAGAAGGCGCCAAGGTCACACGCGAGCAAATAGTGAGATCTCTCGAAGCAAAGAAGATCGGCACCCGCCTGCTGTTCGCCGGCAATCTGCTGCGTCAGCCAGCATACGAAAAACTGCATTGCCGCGTTATCGGCAATCTGGAGCGGTCGGATTTCGTGATGAACCAGGTCTTCTGGGTCGGCGTCTTCCCCGGACTCGATCTGCCGAGAATCGAATACATCATCGAAAAGTTGCATGCGGCAGTAAGGCGCGCGTAG
- a CDS encoding glycosyltransferase family 2 protein: protein MKFSLVVCSLGRTVEISDLFESLNRQDFKDFEVIVVDQNSDDRLVEILGDRKWQFPVTHLRTPTARGASRARNNGWRVARGEIITFPDDDCWYPPWILSKALGILERTGADMVTGRAADLTGRSINARFEMSPQIISLRNLWSTHIEWVAFFRRTAFEMIGGYDEDIGPGAASPWQACEAQDVSLRALKLKLRCYFDPSLYAHHKEAVVTNPDETVTRKQRGYARGMGYVLRKHEFGPFHLLYWIARPVGGMLYYFLQNKRNRAKYSANVVMGRVEGWLKVRPKSP, encoded by the coding sequence GTGAAATTTTCTCTTGTTGTTTGCAGCTTGGGTAGAACTGTCGAAATTTCCGATCTGTTTGAGAGCTTGAACAGGCAGGATTTCAAGGATTTCGAGGTCATTGTTGTTGACCAAAACAGCGATGATCGTCTGGTCGAGATACTTGGTGATAGGAAATGGCAGTTCCCCGTCACCCATCTGCGGACGCCGACAGCGCGGGGCGCCAGTCGGGCCAGGAACAATGGGTGGCGCGTTGCCCGCGGCGAGATCATTACCTTTCCGGACGACGATTGCTGGTATCCTCCATGGATACTCTCGAAGGCTCTCGGCATCCTGGAGCGAACCGGCGCTGACATGGTGACCGGGCGGGCCGCGGACCTGACGGGACGGAGCATTAACGCCAGGTTTGAGATGTCCCCGCAGATAATTTCCCTACGCAACCTTTGGTCCACCCATATCGAATGGGTTGCCTTTTTTCGCCGCACAGCTTTCGAAATGATCGGCGGCTACGATGAGGACATCGGCCCCGGCGCCGCGAGTCCCTGGCAGGCTTGTGAAGCGCAAGACGTTTCGTTGCGCGCACTCAAGCTGAAGTTGCGTTGCTACTTCGATCCAAGCCTATATGCCCATCACAAGGAAGCCGTCGTCACAAACCCCGACGAGACAGTCACGAGAAAACAGCGTGGTTATGCCAGAGGTATGGGGTACGTTCTAAGGAAGCACGAGTTTGGGCCGTTTCATCTCCTGTACTGGATCGCTCGCCCTGTCGGCGGAATGCTTTATTATTTTCTCCAAAATAAACGGAATCGTGCCAAATACAGTGCTAACGTTGTTATGGGCAGGGTCGAGGGCTGGCTGAAAGTGAGGCCCAAAAGTCCATAG
- a CDS encoding glycosyltransferase family 9 protein: MTNGCGSSPGLRVVLPPRRRPSPRYYVYNKAFLRALQLADGVLSILRHFWPKPAVPARPSRILVSNCADFGDVVLVLPALEALRGLFPQAQIGFLSSAKTVPVLAGTGLVDRHHVVEGRLLDILKREQGLSRLKALWRFIRARQTTARELRAAGYDVALDLYLFPFPASPLLYMAGIPVRAGFASGGFGPLLTHPVEPGAEPRPIFDSPRDVISALWPSRAADLPAFEPSYPGHPRHEIAPFEDGGRYWVVHMGAGAVYKEWPEAQWRDLLATLLRRGVRFVLTGSGARERERIERTIAAMGSAGIRGFTDRPWAEFVAVVARAERVICLDSSIVHVAAAFRVPTTALFTGINDLREWRPASDVCGILMAPVGCAPCNRRDCIELLCLRGLSADDVLLKL, from the coding sequence GTGACGAACGGTTGTGGCTCCTCTCCCGGCCTCAGGGTCGTCCTGCCGCCGAGGCGGCGGCCGTCGCCGCGTTATTACGTCTACAACAAGGCGTTTCTGCGCGCGCTCCAGCTTGCGGATGGGGTGCTGTCGATCCTGCGCCACTTCTGGCCCAAGCCCGCGGTGCCGGCGCGCCCGTCGCGTATCCTGGTGTCAAATTGCGCCGATTTCGGTGACGTCGTCTTGGTGTTGCCAGCGCTGGAGGCGCTGCGCGGCCTGTTTCCGCAAGCCCAAATTGGCTTTCTCTCTTCGGCGAAGACGGTGCCGGTGCTGGCCGGCACCGGGCTTGTCGACCGGCATCATGTCGTCGAAGGGCGTTTGCTGGACATCCTGAAGCGAGAGCAGGGGCTTAGCCGCCTAAAGGCGTTGTGGCGGTTCATCCGCGCCCGCCAGACGACCGCGCGTGAGTTGCGGGCGGCCGGCTATGACGTTGCGTTGGATCTCTATCTCTTTCCGTTTCCAGCGTCACCGTTGCTCTATATGGCGGGGATTCCCGTGCGTGCTGGCTTCGCGAGTGGCGGATTCGGACCGCTCCTGACGCACCCGGTCGAGCCGGGCGCCGAGCCACGGCCGATTTTTGACAGCCCGCGGGATGTGATCTCGGCCCTTTGGCCCAGCCGCGCCGCCGACCTGCCTGCTTTCGAGCCCAGCTATCCAGGACATCCCCGGCACGAAATTGCACCATTCGAGGATGGCGGCCGCTACTGGGTCGTGCACATGGGGGCGGGGGCCGTCTACAAGGAGTGGCCGGAGGCGCAGTGGCGGGATCTGTTGGCCACACTCTTGCGGCGAGGGGTTAGGTTCGTGCTGACGGGCAGCGGCGCCCGGGAACGGGAGCGTATCGAGCGGACGATCGCTGCGATGGGCAGCGCTGGCATCCGCGGCTTTACCGATCGCCCCTGGGCCGAATTCGTGGCCGTGGTTGCGCGAGCGGAGCGCGTGATCTGTCTCGATTCATCGATCGTTCATGTCGCTGCCGCATTTCGGGTGCCGACGACGGCGTTGTTTACCGGTATCAATGACCTCCGGGAATGGCGCCCGGCCAGCGATGTCTGCGGCATCCTGATGGCTCCCGTTGGTTGCGCGCCGTGCAACAGAAGGGATTGTATCGAGTTGCTGTGCCTTCGCGGACTAAGCGCTGACGACGTGCTGTTGAAGCTCTGA
- a CDS encoding YjbH domain-containing protein, with protein MGFTYELSREFESGMRVGGFFTITNVPSSVFGEGRFDRGLFISIPIDLATPFPSRSSIGTVYRPLTRDGGQLLSSPKQLYWETYGEDPGRLHDHWDALMQ; from the coding sequence ATCGGTTTCACCTACGAGCTTTCGCGTGAGTTCGAGAGCGGCATGCGCGTTGGCGGCTTCTTCACCATCACCAACGTGCCGTCGAGCGTCTTTGGCGAAGGCCGGTTTGACCGCGGCCTGTTCATCAGCATCCCGATCGACCTCGCGACGCCGTTCCCCAGCCGCTCGTCGATCGGCACGGTCTATCGTCCGCTGACCAGAGACGGCGGCCAGTTGTTGAGCAGTCCGAAACAGCTCTATTGGGAGACGTACGGGGAGGACCCGGGGCGGTTGCATGACCATTGGGATGCGTTGATGCAGTAA
- a CDS encoding IS3 family transposase (programmed frameshift): MPEHVLMSEVEIITDGGRRRRWSATEKLRIVEETLDERSSISVVARRNGVAPNLLYRWRRLMLAGGSVAVADDDDVTSNKVVRQLEERIRELERQLGRKTLEAEILREALDKSRGKKTDLARAVAAEGRYPVKAVAETLDVARSNLIDRLAGKTKPRRRYHKAQDAAVVPLITALVTARPTYGYRRITVLLNRQLAAGGTEPVNHKRVYRIMQAHNLLLARKHADRPGLVHDGKVVVMRSNLRWCSDGFEFTCWNGDVIRGAFIIDAHDREVIAWRAVVNAGISGSDIRDMMLEAVEKRFGACHAPAVIEMLSDNGAPYTAKETRIFARQLGLKPCFTPVKSPQSNGLAEAFVRTLKRDYVRITPLPDAATVLGLIAGWFEDYNANHPHARLKMLSPREFIAAQSATA; encoded by the exons ATGCCTGAGCACGTGCTTATGTCTGAGGTTGAGATCATCACCGACGGCGGGCGCCGTCGCCGCTGGAGTGCCACCGAGAAGCTGCGGATTGTCGAGGAGACGTTGGATGAGCGGTCCAGCATCTCGGTGGTGGCACGGCGCAACGGCGTGGCGCCCAACCTGCTGTATCGTTGGCGTCGGCTCATGCTCGCCGGAGGGAGTGTTGCCGTGGCCGACGATGACGATGTCACCAGCAACAAGGTCGTGCGGCAGCTCGAAGAGCGCATCCGGGAACTGGAGCGCCAGCTCGGCCGCAAGACCCTGGAGGCGGAGATTCTGCGCGAGGCGCTCGACAAGTCGCGGG GCAAAAAAACCGACCTTGCTCGCGCGGTCGCCGCTGAAGGGCGATACCCCGTGAAGGCCGTCGCCGAGACCTTGGACGTGGCGCGCTCCAACCTGATCGACCGGCTCGCCGGCAAGACGAAGCCGCGTCGGCGCTATCACAAAGCGCAAGACGCGGCGGTGGTGCCGCTAATCACGGCGTTGGTGACGGCGCGCCCGACCTATGGCTACCGCCGGATCACCGTGCTCCTGAACCGGCAGCTCGCGGCCGGCGGGACCGAGCCGGTCAACCACAAGCGTGTCTACCGGATCATGCAGGCCCACAATCTGCTGCTGGCCCGGAAGCACGCCGATCGCCCCGGCCTGGTGCATGACGGCAAGGTCGTGGTCATGCGCTCCAACCTGCGCTGGTGCTCGGACGGCTTCGAGTTCACTTGCTGGAACGGCGACGTGATCCGTGGCGCGTTCATCATCGATGCCCACGATCGCGAGGTCATCGCCTGGCGCGCCGTCGTGAATGCCGGGATCAGCGGTTCGGACATCCGCGACATGATGCTGGAAGCGGTCGAGAAACGCTTCGGCGCTTGCCACGCCCCGGCCGTGATCGAGATGCTGTCCGATAATGGCGCGCCCTATACCGCCAAGGAGACACGCATCTTCGCCCGCCAGCTCGGCCTGAAGCCCTGCTTCACCCCGGTCAAGAGCCCGCAAAGCAACGGCCTCGCGGAGGCCTTCGTCAGAACGCTGAAGCGCGACTACGTCCGCATCACGCCGCTGCCCGATGCCGCCACTGTCCTCGGATTGATTGCTGGGTGGTTCGAGGACTACAACGCCAACCACCCGCATGCCAGGCTCAAGATGCTCTCGCCCCGCGAGTTCATCGCAGCCCAGTCCGCAACCGCCTGA
- a CDS encoding glycosyltransferase family 4 protein: MQDESGIQVNTRILSHRLSGAQRYLTEILACLPQNITRIAPEKFHHGGRGHLWEQGILPALFRGGKGSVLWSPSITGPLLVRRQVVTCFDTSVFDVPDDRDPTFVKFYKWLMPKLYPRVEKIIAISEFTRKQIVRHTGVPYSKVEMISCGVSDRFHPHDAQAIIEMRTALKIPRDRPYILSLCTLQPAKNLSTLLAAWQQLENRISDDVMLILAGGSGKSDVYSKLDLNHVPRNTLLTGHVNDALLPALIAGARGFVFPSRYEGFGLPPLEAMASGTPVISSNATSLPEVVGDAGILLDPNKPHDFAAAILSLVEDDRLHSDLARKGLERAKMFPWSSAGEQTHRLLRAVLG, encoded by the coding sequence ATGCAGGACGAATCTGGAATTCAGGTAAATACGCGCATCCTGAGCCATCGGCTGAGCGGTGCGCAGCGCTATCTGACCGAGATTTTGGCCTGCCTGCCTCAAAACATCACCCGAATTGCGCCAGAAAAATTCCACCATGGCGGGCGAGGCCATCTTTGGGAACAAGGAATTCTACCTGCTCTTTTCAGAGGCGGCAAGGGCAGCGTGCTTTGGAGTCCCAGCATTACCGGCCCACTGCTTGTGCGTCGACAAGTTGTTACTTGCTTTGACACGTCAGTCTTCGACGTGCCTGACGATCGAGATCCGACGTTCGTCAAATTCTACAAATGGCTAATGCCGAAGCTTTACCCTCGGGTCGAGAAGATCATTGCCATCTCGGAATTCACACGAAAGCAGATCGTTCGACATACGGGTGTGCCATACTCCAAGGTCGAGATGATATCTTGCGGCGTTTCCGACCGGTTCCACCCGCATGACGCCCAAGCGATTATCGAGATGCGGACTGCCCTGAAGATCCCGCGAGACCGGCCCTATATTCTCAGTCTTTGCACGTTGCAGCCTGCCAAGAACCTTTCAACATTGCTTGCCGCCTGGCAGCAGCTGGAGAATCGCATCTCGGACGACGTAATGCTCATTCTGGCTGGCGGCTCGGGAAAGAGCGATGTCTATTCAAAGCTCGACCTGAATCACGTTCCCCGTAATACCTTACTGACCGGCCACGTTAACGACGCTCTTCTTCCGGCGCTCATTGCCGGAGCTAGAGGGTTCGTCTTTCCCTCTCGTTACGAAGGATTCGGCCTGCCGCCGCTGGAGGCGATGGCGTCCGGCACACCCGTCATCTCCAGCAATGCGACCTCCTTGCCGGAGGTCGTAGGCGATGCCGGAATTCTCCTCGATCCTAACAAGCCCCACGATTTCGCCGCCGCGATTCTAAGCCTTGTGGAGGATGATCGTCTCCATAGCGACCTTGCTCGCAAGGGCCTCGAGCGCGCCAAGATGTTCCCCTGGTCTTCAGCGGGAGAGCAGACGCACCGCCTTCTAAGGGCAGTGCTTGGCTGA
- a CDS encoding glycosyltransferase family 2 protein produces the protein MTIVIPTYDRNRQLLETVKALLPQFGGGINMVILDNCSPVPVAETLAPHLSEYPISVVRNNCNIGADANIVRCFEYADGEWVWVLADDDVPDPNAISIVRRTIKDNPALGLINYYAPCATHPVRTQTKFSHGVGEYIANMDSFGSHLFLPSSIYRASEARKYMKIAHRNIHTLAAHLSLALCYMQNGGVACQSSETIVRFKNDYTAAVGWSRLAFGLGCSSLPDLIHDAQHRRLLRRKIASFLPFKTMYAEALIISRDRISDRYGHFMYKAAVGRIFSGVGMPKKHALGLVLALSLLFPRIAFWTVSRVLTTIKGSPPNVTRMRAAEDMLSFHWES, from the coding sequence TTGACGATCGTCATTCCGACCTACGATCGCAATCGTCAGCTGCTCGAGACAGTAAAAGCGTTGCTGCCGCAGTTCGGCGGCGGCATCAATATGGTTATCCTCGACAATTGCTCGCCGGTACCCGTAGCAGAGACTTTGGCGCCGCACCTGTCCGAATATCCGATCTCGGTCGTTAGGAATAATTGCAACATTGGCGCGGATGCCAATATCGTCCGTTGCTTTGAATATGCGGACGGCGAGTGGGTATGGGTGCTCGCCGACGATGATGTTCCTGATCCGAATGCGATTTCCATCGTTCGCAGAACGATAAAGGACAATCCCGCTCTTGGTCTTATAAATTACTATGCGCCATGCGCGACTCATCCAGTGCGAACGCAGACAAAATTTTCTCACGGGGTTGGTGAATATATTGCCAACATGGATTCATTCGGCTCCCATCTCTTCCTCCCATCGTCAATTTACCGTGCATCTGAGGCGCGGAAATATATGAAAATCGCGCACCGTAATATTCATACGCTTGCGGCGCACCTATCCCTCGCCTTGTGCTACATGCAAAACGGGGGGGTCGCGTGCCAGTCCTCCGAAACCATTGTCAGATTTAAGAACGATTATACAGCTGCGGTGGGGTGGTCGCGATTGGCCTTCGGCCTGGGGTGTTCGTCGCTGCCCGATCTCATTCACGACGCGCAACATCGTCGCTTGCTGCGCCGAAAAATAGCGTCTTTTCTGCCTTTTAAGACCATGTATGCAGAAGCATTGATAATTTCTCGTGACCGCATATCAGATCGCTACGGACATTTTATGTATAAGGCTGCTGTTGGTCGGATTTTCTCTGGCGTCGGCATGCCCAAAAAGCATGCTCTCGGCCTTGTTCTTGCGCTATCGTTATTATTTCCAAGAATTGCCTTTTGGACTGTTTCTCGTGTTCTCACGACAATAAAGGGAAGTCCGCCGAATGTAACCAGGATGCGTGCGGCTGAAGACATGTTGTCTTTTCATTGGGAATCTTAA
- a CDS encoding Wzz/FepE/Etk N-terminal domain-containing protein, producing the protein MSDIAQPGLVDVEGVGALGQRLGRYIRWIIAFSLVGLLVGILVLVFVPAKYEAVAVVAPPIDRSGAKVRGDVSTSSPTGLLAGLAGAQSAPPVLQRFEQTLHSRRLADELIKDGSLAHKIFAGQWDAQSQTWVKPTGLLASVHEFILRLLHRPTDTTPTAWHLEDFLGRYIVVTPLPRSSAFQIKYSCPERDFCLELLRTVVENADGLIRQDVIEHDRSYSSFIAARMQSVTDVVDRQVLTNLLSDIRRDEMLADSGVNYSMDLVDGPSVSSLPTEPRIGLTLALGLFGGLMLSTIGVLVYESLGLEALISHLRR; encoded by the coding sequence ATGTCGGATATCGCGCAGCCAGGTTTGGTTGATGTCGAAGGTGTGGGCGCCCTGGGACAACGCCTGGGGAGATATATTCGATGGATCATCGCGTTTAGCCTCGTCGGCCTTCTTGTCGGCATTCTCGTGCTTGTTTTCGTGCCGGCCAAATATGAAGCCGTTGCCGTTGTGGCCCCGCCGATTGACCGAAGCGGCGCGAAGGTTCGCGGCGACGTCAGTACCTCGTCGCCTACCGGGCTTTTGGCTGGCTTGGCAGGCGCTCAGTCGGCGCCTCCCGTGCTTCAGCGGTTCGAGCAGACGTTGCATTCGCGTCGTCTGGCTGACGAGCTGATCAAGGACGGCAGCCTTGCGCACAAGATATTTGCGGGGCAGTGGGACGCGCAATCGCAGACATGGGTGAAGCCGACCGGTCTGCTCGCTTCCGTTCACGAGTTTATCCTGAGGCTTCTGCATCGTCCGACGGATACGACTCCGACGGCCTGGCATCTTGAGGATTTTCTCGGCCGGTACATTGTCGTCACTCCGCTTCCGCGTAGCTCTGCCTTTCAAATTAAATACAGCTGCCCTGAGCGAGACTTCTGCCTAGAGTTGCTCCGAACTGTCGTCGAAAACGCCGATGGCCTGATTCGCCAAGATGTCATCGAACACGACAGGAGCTATTCGAGCTTCATTGCGGCGCGTATGCAGAGCGTCACAGATGTAGTCGACCGGCAAGTGCTTACTAATCTGTTGTCAGACATTCGGCGTGACGAGATGCTTGCCGACAGTGGGGTCAACTATTCGATGGATCTTGTCGATGGCCCGTCGGTCTCCAGCCTGCCCACCGAACCTCGAATTGGTTTGACACTGGCACTGGGCCTTTTTGGGGGCCTGATGCTCAGTACGATCGGCGTCCTGGTTTACGAGAGCCTCGGTCTGGAGGCGTTGATTTCGCATCTGAGACGTTAA
- a CDS encoding glycosyltransferase family 9 protein, with amino-acid sequence MITTGLVEARGRPFPDARVSIFTRPHFRSLYQSNPHVSAVYAANFPMGTDKRFGIAGAMDLLRQVWKLRRRRFDCVINLGGDFRENLLSWLISPRGTVSPYWEAGHPFRRMIREGLGSLRAHPVPIERATLNIYDAQECIARTLGATGPAQPRLYMEDGEATRHAPTLDAIGLHVSASLECKQWPLSSWRALIAGIRARGFGVRIFAAPDERASLMAGYGDVIDAQTELITGSLRDFFEALSRVRAVVCLDSFSIHAAYAIGVPSIMLNGSHLAEMVLPPGAELVNGGLGLACAPCMNSPTCGGSDKPYQCIRGISADAVLERLDRLDRLCSASTP; translated from the coding sequence TTGATCACCACCGGCCTCGTGGAGGCGCGAGGGCGGCCGTTTCCCGACGCGCGCGTTTCGATCTTCACCCGGCCTCATTTCCGCTCGCTTTATCAAAGCAACCCTCATGTGTCCGCGGTCTATGCCGCCAACTTCCCAATGGGGACCGACAAGCGGTTTGGTATTGCCGGTGCCATGGATCTGCTCCGACAGGTTTGGAAGCTCCGTCGGCGCCGCTTTGACTGCGTGATCAATCTGGGCGGCGATTTTCGCGAGAACCTGCTGTCTTGGCTCATCAGTCCACGGGGAACCGTCAGCCCGTATTGGGAGGCCGGGCATCCGTTTCGGCGGATGATTCGCGAGGGTTTGGGCAGCCTTCGCGCTCACCCAGTCCCAATCGAGCGTGCGACGCTGAATATCTATGACGCGCAAGAGTGCATCGCTCGAACGCTTGGGGCGACGGGACCGGCGCAGCCGCGGCTCTACATGGAGGACGGCGAGGCTACCCGCCACGCGCCGACGCTCGACGCCATCGGGCTCCATGTGTCGGCCAGCCTCGAATGCAAGCAGTGGCCGTTGTCGTCCTGGCGCGCGCTTATTGCCGGCATTCGGGCACGCGGGTTCGGGGTCCGTATCTTCGCGGCGCCTGACGAGCGCGCGAGCCTCATGGCGGGCTATGGGGATGTGATCGATGCGCAGACGGAACTGATCACCGGTTCGCTGCGCGACTTCTTCGAGGCATTGAGCCGCGTGCGCGCGGTCGTCTGCTTGGATAGCTTTTCCATCCATGCCGCCTATGCGATCGGCGTGCCGAGCATCATGCTGAACGGCAGCCATCTGGCGGAAATGGTGCTGCCGCCCGGCGCCGAACTGGTGAACGGCGGCTTGGGGCTGGCTTGTGCGCCGTGCATGAACAGCCCGACGTGCGGCGGCTCGGATAAGCCTTATCAGTGTATCCGGGGGATCAGTGCGGACGCCGTGCTGGAGCGGCTCGACCGGCTCGACCGGCTCTGTTCGGCTTCGACGCCATGA